Proteins encoded within one genomic window of Humulus lupulus chromosome 1, drHumLupu1.1, whole genome shotgun sequence:
- the LOC133784332 gene encoding probable inactive histone-lysine N-methyltransferase SUVR2 isoform X3 yields MAPNPRVIAAFRAMKSLGIDEVKVKPVLKKLLKLYDKNWELIEEENYRVLADAIFDEDDTIEEEKKKGSDINEDDMEEETLVNEPLRPFKRLRRGSEVNQPGNVTESPESRAEGSSISPRHTVIKDKGKQPMVSDSGFHHKPNVPTAYQLIKPKDEPYTDDMFARGLPQYEPPPIAVLRPEPLIIKGISAQNDGSGGEIGKQSCTEDLNAEGRTDGVASSPGEVVTDNELATVQSSSNLDVATSSLGEVKLSLSWNLASGRSNSRLPNIDDVIKLTEAKCLRAYKVIDPNFSVMKLLTHVCESFLELGTDDTDESQDGTINISTLDALKRSPALNAFGAGRENVCIPSNGIVNGECHISVDASQIPIALPLSSLDSHAGKDKDRDLEDHGTVNSKSLVAASQCELDPDDLRSLHDINDISKGEERVKIPWLNEINSECPTSFHYISQSLVFQNAEINISLSGIGDLSCCPTCFGDCLSAVVPCTCAHETGSQFAYAPAGVVKNVFLEECINITRDPQRLCTYFCGDCPLERSKNDVCLEPCKGHLKRNFIKECWSKCGCNKQCGNRVVQRGITCNLRVFFTPEGKGWGLQTLEDLPKGTFICEYVGEILTCTELYKRNMHGKSRKDTYLALLDAGWDANGALKNEKALCLDASQYGNAARFINHRCFDANLIEIPVEVETPDRRYYHLAFFTARNVHAMEELSWDYGIDFDDLDHPIKPFECRCGSKFCRNMKRPNRSKSMSNAR; encoded by the exons ATGGCGCCGAACCCAAGAGTTATTGCAGCTTTCCGAGCTATGAAGTCTCTAGGCATCGATGAAGTAAAGGTCAAACCcgttttgaaaaagcttttaaaatTGTATGACAAGAACTGGGAGCTTATTGAAGAAGAGAACTATAGAGTTTTAGCAGACGCTATATTTGACGAGGATGATACCATtgaggaagagaagaagaaaggcaGTGATATTAAC GAAGATGACATGGAGGAAGAAACACTTGTTAATGAACCCCTACGGCCTTTTAAAAGGTTAAGAAGAGGATCTGAAGTTAATCAG CCAGGGAATGTGACAGAATCACCCGAGTCTAGAGCTGAAGGTAGTTCCATTTCACCTCGGCACACTGTTATAAAAGACAAGGGCAAGCAGCCCATGGTTTCAGATAGTGGTTTTCACCATAAGCCAAATGTTCCTACTGCTTATCAATTGATTAAGCCTAAAGATGAGCCATATACAGATGACATGTTTGCTAGGGGCCTACCACAATACGAGCCCCCTCCTATTGCGGTGCTTCGTCCAG AACCTTTAATTATTAAAGGCATTTCTGCGCAAAATGATGGAAGTGGTGGAGAAATTGGCAAGCAATCTTGTACTGAAGACCTCAATGCAGAAGGGAGAACCGATGGTGTCGCCTCTTCACCAGGTGAGGTGGTAACAGACAATGAGCTTGCAACCGTCCAATCTTCTTCTAATTTGGATGTTGCTACCTCATCCTTGGGAGAGGTAAAACTTTCTCTCAGCTGGAATTTGGCTTCTGGGAGATCAAATTCCCGTTTGCCTAATATAGATGATGTTATAAAACTGACGGAGGCAAAATGTCTGCGTGCATACAAAGTCATTGACCCAAATTTTTCTGTCATGAAATTGTTGACACATGTGTGTGAAAGCTTCCTCGAACTTGGAACTGACGACACTGATGAATCACAGGATGGTACAATAAATATATCAACTTTAGATGCACTGAAAAGATCTCCTGCACTGAATGCTTTTGGGGCTGGTAGAGAAAATGTGTGCATTCCATCAAATGGAATAGTCAATGGTGAATGCCATATTTCAGTGGATGCTTCTCAAATTCCAATTGCACTGCCTCTGAGTAGCCTGGATAGTCATGCTGGGAAAGATAAGGACAGGGATCTGGAAGACCACGGCACTGTGAATAGTAAGAGTTTGGTAGCTGCTTCACAGTGTGAACTGGATCCTGACGATCTAAGATCTCTCCATGATATTAATGACATTAGTAAAGGTGAAGAAAGGGTTAAAATTCCGTGGCTAAATGAGATCAACAGCGAGTGTCCAACATCCTTTCATTATATCTCTCAAAGCCTTGTTTTCCAAAACGCCGAGATTAATATCTCTCTTTCTGGAATTGGGGATTTGAGTTGCTGTCCAACTTGCTTTGGTGATTGTTTATCAGCAGTTGTGCCCTGCACCTGTGCTCATGAAACTGGAAGTCAGTTTGCATATGCGCCTGCAGGTGTTGTGAAAAATGTCTTTCTTGAAGAATGTATCAATATAACTCGTGACCCTCAACGACTCTGCACTTATTTTTGCGGAGATTGCCCACTTGAAAGATCGAAGAATGATGTTTGTTTGGAACCATGCAAAGGCCACCTAAAGAGAAATTTTATCAAAGAATGTTGGAGCAAATGTGGCTGCAATAAGCAGTGTGGCAACCGAGTAGTGCAACGAGGCATAACTTGCAATTTGCGG GTGTTTTTCACTCCCGAGGGAAAAGGATGGGGTCTACAAACCCTGGAGGACTTGCCAAAAGGCACATTTATCTGTGAGTATGTTGGAGAAATACTGACTTGCACAGAGTTATACAAGAGGAACATGCATGGCAAAAGTAGAAAAGATACATACCTTGCTTTACTTGATGCCGGCTGGGATGCTAATGGAGCATTGAAGAATGAAAAAGCTCTGTGtttggatgcatcacaatatggAAATGCTGCTAGGTTTATTAACCATAG ATGTTTTGATGCAAACTTGATTGAGATCCCAGTTGAAGTGGAGACCCCTGACCGTCGCTACTACCAT CTGGCTTTCTTCACAGCAAGAAATGTTCATGCCATGGAAGAGCTAAGTTGG GATTATGGCATTGACTTTGATGACCTTGATCATCCTATTAAGCCATTTGAGTGTCGATGTGGCAGTAAATTCTGTAGAAACATGAAACGTCCAAACA GATCTAAATCGATGTCTAACGCAAGATGA
- the LOC133784332 gene encoding probable inactive histone-lysine N-methyltransferase SUVR2 isoform X1 yields MAPNPRVIAAFRAMKSLGIDEVKVKPVLKKLLKLYDKNWELIEEENYRVLADAIFDEDDTIEEEKKKGSDINPEQQEDDMEEETLVNEPLRPFKRLRRGSEVNQPGNVTESPESRAEGSSISPRHTVIKDKGKQPMVSDSGFHHKPNVPTAYQLIKPKDEPYTDDMFARGLPQYEPPPIAVLRPEPLIIKGISAQNDGSGGEIGKQSCTEDLNAEGRTDGVASSPGEVVTDNELATVQSSSNLDVATSSLGEVKLSLSWNLASGRSNSRLPNIDDVIKLTEAKCLRAYKVIDPNFSVMKLLTHVCESFLELGTDDTDESQDGTINISTLDALKRSPALNAFGAGRENVCIPSNGIVNGECHISVDASQIPIALPLSSLDSHAGKDKDRDLEDHGTVNSKSLVAASQCELDPDDLRSLHDINDISKGEERVKIPWLNEINSECPTSFHYISQSLVFQNAEINISLSGIGDLSCCPTCFGDCLSAVVPCTCAHETGSQFAYAPAGVVKNVFLEECINITRDPQRLCTYFCGDCPLERSKNDVCLEPCKGHLKRNFIKECWSKCGCNKQCGNRVVQRGITCNLRVFFTPEGKGWGLQTLEDLPKGTFICEYVGEILTCTELYKRNMHGKSRKDTYLALLDAGWDANGALKNEKALCLDASQYGNAARFINHRCFDANLIEIPVEVETPDRRYYHLAFFTARNVHAMEELSWDYGIDFDDLDHPIKPFECRCGSKFCRNMKRPNRSKSMSNAR; encoded by the exons ATGGCGCCGAACCCAAGAGTTATTGCAGCTTTCCGAGCTATGAAGTCTCTAGGCATCGATGAAGTAAAGGTCAAACCcgttttgaaaaagcttttaaaatTGTATGACAAGAACTGGGAGCTTATTGAAGAAGAGAACTATAGAGTTTTAGCAGACGCTATATTTGACGAGGATGATACCATtgaggaagagaagaagaaaggcaGTGATATTAAC CCTGAACAGCAGGAAGATGACATGGAGGAAGAAACACTTGTTAATGAACCCCTACGGCCTTTTAAAAGGTTAAGAAGAGGATCTGAAGTTAATCAG CCAGGGAATGTGACAGAATCACCCGAGTCTAGAGCTGAAGGTAGTTCCATTTCACCTCGGCACACTGTTATAAAAGACAAGGGCAAGCAGCCCATGGTTTCAGATAGTGGTTTTCACCATAAGCCAAATGTTCCTACTGCTTATCAATTGATTAAGCCTAAAGATGAGCCATATACAGATGACATGTTTGCTAGGGGCCTACCACAATACGAGCCCCCTCCTATTGCGGTGCTTCGTCCAG AACCTTTAATTATTAAAGGCATTTCTGCGCAAAATGATGGAAGTGGTGGAGAAATTGGCAAGCAATCTTGTACTGAAGACCTCAATGCAGAAGGGAGAACCGATGGTGTCGCCTCTTCACCAGGTGAGGTGGTAACAGACAATGAGCTTGCAACCGTCCAATCTTCTTCTAATTTGGATGTTGCTACCTCATCCTTGGGAGAGGTAAAACTTTCTCTCAGCTGGAATTTGGCTTCTGGGAGATCAAATTCCCGTTTGCCTAATATAGATGATGTTATAAAACTGACGGAGGCAAAATGTCTGCGTGCATACAAAGTCATTGACCCAAATTTTTCTGTCATGAAATTGTTGACACATGTGTGTGAAAGCTTCCTCGAACTTGGAACTGACGACACTGATGAATCACAGGATGGTACAATAAATATATCAACTTTAGATGCACTGAAAAGATCTCCTGCACTGAATGCTTTTGGGGCTGGTAGAGAAAATGTGTGCATTCCATCAAATGGAATAGTCAATGGTGAATGCCATATTTCAGTGGATGCTTCTCAAATTCCAATTGCACTGCCTCTGAGTAGCCTGGATAGTCATGCTGGGAAAGATAAGGACAGGGATCTGGAAGACCACGGCACTGTGAATAGTAAGAGTTTGGTAGCTGCTTCACAGTGTGAACTGGATCCTGACGATCTAAGATCTCTCCATGATATTAATGACATTAGTAAAGGTGAAGAAAGGGTTAAAATTCCGTGGCTAAATGAGATCAACAGCGAGTGTCCAACATCCTTTCATTATATCTCTCAAAGCCTTGTTTTCCAAAACGCCGAGATTAATATCTCTCTTTCTGGAATTGGGGATTTGAGTTGCTGTCCAACTTGCTTTGGTGATTGTTTATCAGCAGTTGTGCCCTGCACCTGTGCTCATGAAACTGGAAGTCAGTTTGCATATGCGCCTGCAGGTGTTGTGAAAAATGTCTTTCTTGAAGAATGTATCAATATAACTCGTGACCCTCAACGACTCTGCACTTATTTTTGCGGAGATTGCCCACTTGAAAGATCGAAGAATGATGTTTGTTTGGAACCATGCAAAGGCCACCTAAAGAGAAATTTTATCAAAGAATGTTGGAGCAAATGTGGCTGCAATAAGCAGTGTGGCAACCGAGTAGTGCAACGAGGCATAACTTGCAATTTGCGG GTGTTTTTCACTCCCGAGGGAAAAGGATGGGGTCTACAAACCCTGGAGGACTTGCCAAAAGGCACATTTATCTGTGAGTATGTTGGAGAAATACTGACTTGCACAGAGTTATACAAGAGGAACATGCATGGCAAAAGTAGAAAAGATACATACCTTGCTTTACTTGATGCCGGCTGGGATGCTAATGGAGCATTGAAGAATGAAAAAGCTCTGTGtttggatgcatcacaatatggAAATGCTGCTAGGTTTATTAACCATAG ATGTTTTGATGCAAACTTGATTGAGATCCCAGTTGAAGTGGAGACCCCTGACCGTCGCTACTACCAT CTGGCTTTCTTCACAGCAAGAAATGTTCATGCCATGGAAGAGCTAAGTTGG GATTATGGCATTGACTTTGATGACCTTGATCATCCTATTAAGCCATTTGAGTGTCGATGTGGCAGTAAATTCTGTAGAAACATGAAACGTCCAAACA GATCTAAATCGATGTCTAACGCAAGATGA
- the LOC133784332 gene encoding probable inactive histone-lysine N-methyltransferase SUVR2 isoform X2, whose translation MAPNPRVIAAFRAMKSLGIDEVKVKPVLKKLLKLYDKNWELIEEENYRVLADAIFDEDDTIEEEKKKGSDINQEDDMEEETLVNEPLRPFKRLRRGSEVNQPGNVTESPESRAEGSSISPRHTVIKDKGKQPMVSDSGFHHKPNVPTAYQLIKPKDEPYTDDMFARGLPQYEPPPIAVLRPEPLIIKGISAQNDGSGGEIGKQSCTEDLNAEGRTDGVASSPGEVVTDNELATVQSSSNLDVATSSLGEVKLSLSWNLASGRSNSRLPNIDDVIKLTEAKCLRAYKVIDPNFSVMKLLTHVCESFLELGTDDTDESQDGTINISTLDALKRSPALNAFGAGRENVCIPSNGIVNGECHISVDASQIPIALPLSSLDSHAGKDKDRDLEDHGTVNSKSLVAASQCELDPDDLRSLHDINDISKGEERVKIPWLNEINSECPTSFHYISQSLVFQNAEINISLSGIGDLSCCPTCFGDCLSAVVPCTCAHETGSQFAYAPAGVVKNVFLEECINITRDPQRLCTYFCGDCPLERSKNDVCLEPCKGHLKRNFIKECWSKCGCNKQCGNRVVQRGITCNLRVFFTPEGKGWGLQTLEDLPKGTFICEYVGEILTCTELYKRNMHGKSRKDTYLALLDAGWDANGALKNEKALCLDASQYGNAARFINHRCFDANLIEIPVEVETPDRRYYHLAFFTARNVHAMEELSWDYGIDFDDLDHPIKPFECRCGSKFCRNMKRPNRSKSMSNAR comes from the exons ATGGCGCCGAACCCAAGAGTTATTGCAGCTTTCCGAGCTATGAAGTCTCTAGGCATCGATGAAGTAAAGGTCAAACCcgttttgaaaaagcttttaaaatTGTATGACAAGAACTGGGAGCTTATTGAAGAAGAGAACTATAGAGTTTTAGCAGACGCTATATTTGACGAGGATGATACCATtgaggaagagaagaagaaaggcaGTGATATTAAC CAGGAAGATGACATGGAGGAAGAAACACTTGTTAATGAACCCCTACGGCCTTTTAAAAGGTTAAGAAGAGGATCTGAAGTTAATCAG CCAGGGAATGTGACAGAATCACCCGAGTCTAGAGCTGAAGGTAGTTCCATTTCACCTCGGCACACTGTTATAAAAGACAAGGGCAAGCAGCCCATGGTTTCAGATAGTGGTTTTCACCATAAGCCAAATGTTCCTACTGCTTATCAATTGATTAAGCCTAAAGATGAGCCATATACAGATGACATGTTTGCTAGGGGCCTACCACAATACGAGCCCCCTCCTATTGCGGTGCTTCGTCCAG AACCTTTAATTATTAAAGGCATTTCTGCGCAAAATGATGGAAGTGGTGGAGAAATTGGCAAGCAATCTTGTACTGAAGACCTCAATGCAGAAGGGAGAACCGATGGTGTCGCCTCTTCACCAGGTGAGGTGGTAACAGACAATGAGCTTGCAACCGTCCAATCTTCTTCTAATTTGGATGTTGCTACCTCATCCTTGGGAGAGGTAAAACTTTCTCTCAGCTGGAATTTGGCTTCTGGGAGATCAAATTCCCGTTTGCCTAATATAGATGATGTTATAAAACTGACGGAGGCAAAATGTCTGCGTGCATACAAAGTCATTGACCCAAATTTTTCTGTCATGAAATTGTTGACACATGTGTGTGAAAGCTTCCTCGAACTTGGAACTGACGACACTGATGAATCACAGGATGGTACAATAAATATATCAACTTTAGATGCACTGAAAAGATCTCCTGCACTGAATGCTTTTGGGGCTGGTAGAGAAAATGTGTGCATTCCATCAAATGGAATAGTCAATGGTGAATGCCATATTTCAGTGGATGCTTCTCAAATTCCAATTGCACTGCCTCTGAGTAGCCTGGATAGTCATGCTGGGAAAGATAAGGACAGGGATCTGGAAGACCACGGCACTGTGAATAGTAAGAGTTTGGTAGCTGCTTCACAGTGTGAACTGGATCCTGACGATCTAAGATCTCTCCATGATATTAATGACATTAGTAAAGGTGAAGAAAGGGTTAAAATTCCGTGGCTAAATGAGATCAACAGCGAGTGTCCAACATCCTTTCATTATATCTCTCAAAGCCTTGTTTTCCAAAACGCCGAGATTAATATCTCTCTTTCTGGAATTGGGGATTTGAGTTGCTGTCCAACTTGCTTTGGTGATTGTTTATCAGCAGTTGTGCCCTGCACCTGTGCTCATGAAACTGGAAGTCAGTTTGCATATGCGCCTGCAGGTGTTGTGAAAAATGTCTTTCTTGAAGAATGTATCAATATAACTCGTGACCCTCAACGACTCTGCACTTATTTTTGCGGAGATTGCCCACTTGAAAGATCGAAGAATGATGTTTGTTTGGAACCATGCAAAGGCCACCTAAAGAGAAATTTTATCAAAGAATGTTGGAGCAAATGTGGCTGCAATAAGCAGTGTGGCAACCGAGTAGTGCAACGAGGCATAACTTGCAATTTGCGG GTGTTTTTCACTCCCGAGGGAAAAGGATGGGGTCTACAAACCCTGGAGGACTTGCCAAAAGGCACATTTATCTGTGAGTATGTTGGAGAAATACTGACTTGCACAGAGTTATACAAGAGGAACATGCATGGCAAAAGTAGAAAAGATACATACCTTGCTTTACTTGATGCCGGCTGGGATGCTAATGGAGCATTGAAGAATGAAAAAGCTCTGTGtttggatgcatcacaatatggAAATGCTGCTAGGTTTATTAACCATAG ATGTTTTGATGCAAACTTGATTGAGATCCCAGTTGAAGTGGAGACCCCTGACCGTCGCTACTACCAT CTGGCTTTCTTCACAGCAAGAAATGTTCATGCCATGGAAGAGCTAAGTTGG GATTATGGCATTGACTTTGATGACCTTGATCATCCTATTAAGCCATTTGAGTGTCGATGTGGCAGTAAATTCTGTAGAAACATGAAACGTCCAAACA GATCTAAATCGATGTCTAACGCAAGATGA
- the LOC133784332 gene encoding probable inactive histone-lysine N-methyltransferase SUVR2 isoform X4, with protein sequence MAPNPRVIAAFRAMKSLGIDEVKVKPVLKKLLKLYDKNWELIEEENYRVLADAIFDEDDTIEEEKKKGSDINPEQQEDDMEEETLVNEPLRPFKRLRRGSEVNQPGNVTESPESRAEGSSISPRHTVIKDKGKQPMVSDSGFHHKPNVPTAYQLIKPKDEPYTDDMFARGLPQYEPPPIAVLRPEPLIIKGISAQNDGSGGEIGKQSCTEDLNAEGRTDGVASSPGEVVTDNELATVQSSSNLDVATSSLGEDGTINISTLDALKRSPALNAFGAGRENVCIPSNGIVNGECHISVDASQIPIALPLSSLDSHAGKDKDRDLEDHGTVNSKSLVAASQCELDPDDLRSLHDINDISKGEERVKIPWLNEINSECPTSFHYISQSLVFQNAEINISLSGIGDLSCCPTCFGDCLSAVVPCTCAHETGSQFAYAPAGVVKNVFLEECINITRDPQRLCTYFCGDCPLERSKNDVCLEPCKGHLKRNFIKECWSKCGCNKQCGNRVVQRGITCNLRVFFTPEGKGWGLQTLEDLPKGTFICEYVGEILTCTELYKRNMHGKSRKDTYLALLDAGWDANGALKNEKALCLDASQYGNAARFINHRCFDANLIEIPVEVETPDRRYYHLAFFTARNVHAMEELSWDYGIDFDDLDHPIKPFECRCGSKFCRNMKRPNRSKSMSNAR encoded by the exons ATGGCGCCGAACCCAAGAGTTATTGCAGCTTTCCGAGCTATGAAGTCTCTAGGCATCGATGAAGTAAAGGTCAAACCcgttttgaaaaagcttttaaaatTGTATGACAAGAACTGGGAGCTTATTGAAGAAGAGAACTATAGAGTTTTAGCAGACGCTATATTTGACGAGGATGATACCATtgaggaagagaagaagaaaggcaGTGATATTAAC CCTGAACAGCAGGAAGATGACATGGAGGAAGAAACACTTGTTAATGAACCCCTACGGCCTTTTAAAAGGTTAAGAAGAGGATCTGAAGTTAATCAG CCAGGGAATGTGACAGAATCACCCGAGTCTAGAGCTGAAGGTAGTTCCATTTCACCTCGGCACACTGTTATAAAAGACAAGGGCAAGCAGCCCATGGTTTCAGATAGTGGTTTTCACCATAAGCCAAATGTTCCTACTGCTTATCAATTGATTAAGCCTAAAGATGAGCCATATACAGATGACATGTTTGCTAGGGGCCTACCACAATACGAGCCCCCTCCTATTGCGGTGCTTCGTCCAG AACCTTTAATTATTAAAGGCATTTCTGCGCAAAATGATGGAAGTGGTGGAGAAATTGGCAAGCAATCTTGTACTGAAGACCTCAATGCAGAAGGGAGAACCGATGGTGTCGCCTCTTCACCAGGTGAGGTGGTAACAGACAATGAGCTTGCAACCGTCCAATCTTCTTCTAATTTGGATGTTGCTACCTCATCCTTGGGAGAG GATGGTACAATAAATATATCAACTTTAGATGCACTGAAAAGATCTCCTGCACTGAATGCTTTTGGGGCTGGTAGAGAAAATGTGTGCATTCCATCAAATGGAATAGTCAATGGTGAATGCCATATTTCAGTGGATGCTTCTCAAATTCCAATTGCACTGCCTCTGAGTAGCCTGGATAGTCATGCTGGGAAAGATAAGGACAGGGATCTGGAAGACCACGGCACTGTGAATAGTAAGAGTTTGGTAGCTGCTTCACAGTGTGAACTGGATCCTGACGATCTAAGATCTCTCCATGATATTAATGACATTAGTAAAGGTGAAGAAAGGGTTAAAATTCCGTGGCTAAATGAGATCAACAGCGAGTGTCCAACATCCTTTCATTATATCTCTCAAAGCCTTGTTTTCCAAAACGCCGAGATTAATATCTCTCTTTCTGGAATTGGGGATTTGAGTTGCTGTCCAACTTGCTTTGGTGATTGTTTATCAGCAGTTGTGCCCTGCACCTGTGCTCATGAAACTGGAAGTCAGTTTGCATATGCGCCTGCAGGTGTTGTGAAAAATGTCTTTCTTGAAGAATGTATCAATATAACTCGTGACCCTCAACGACTCTGCACTTATTTTTGCGGAGATTGCCCACTTGAAAGATCGAAGAATGATGTTTGTTTGGAACCATGCAAAGGCCACCTAAAGAGAAATTTTATCAAAGAATGTTGGAGCAAATGTGGCTGCAATAAGCAGTGTGGCAACCGAGTAGTGCAACGAGGCATAACTTGCAATTTGCGG GTGTTTTTCACTCCCGAGGGAAAAGGATGGGGTCTACAAACCCTGGAGGACTTGCCAAAAGGCACATTTATCTGTGAGTATGTTGGAGAAATACTGACTTGCACAGAGTTATACAAGAGGAACATGCATGGCAAAAGTAGAAAAGATACATACCTTGCTTTACTTGATGCCGGCTGGGATGCTAATGGAGCATTGAAGAATGAAAAAGCTCTGTGtttggatgcatcacaatatggAAATGCTGCTAGGTTTATTAACCATAG ATGTTTTGATGCAAACTTGATTGAGATCCCAGTTGAAGTGGAGACCCCTGACCGTCGCTACTACCAT CTGGCTTTCTTCACAGCAAGAAATGTTCATGCCATGGAAGAGCTAAGTTGG GATTATGGCATTGACTTTGATGACCTTGATCATCCTATTAAGCCATTTGAGTGTCGATGTGGCAGTAAATTCTGTAGAAACATGAAACGTCCAAACA GATCTAAATCGATGTCTAACGCAAGATGA
- the LOC133784332 gene encoding histone-lysine N-methyltransferase SUVR4 isoform X5, with the protein MVSDSGFHHKPNVPTAYQLIKPKDEPYTDDMFARGLPQYEPPPIAVLRPEPLIIKGISAQNDGSGGEIGKQSCTEDLNAEGRTDGVASSPGEVVTDNELATVQSSSNLDVATSSLGEVKLSLSWNLASGRSNSRLPNIDDVIKLTEAKCLRAYKVIDPNFSVMKLLTHVCESFLELGTDDTDESQDGTINISTLDALKRSPALNAFGAGRENVCIPSNGIVNGECHISVDASQIPIALPLSSLDSHAGKDKDRDLEDHGTVNSKSLVAASQCELDPDDLRSLHDINDISKGEERVKIPWLNEINSECPTSFHYISQSLVFQNAEINISLSGIGDLSCCPTCFGDCLSAVVPCTCAHETGSQFAYAPAGVVKNVFLEECINITRDPQRLCTYFCGDCPLERSKNDVCLEPCKGHLKRNFIKECWSKCGCNKQCGNRVVQRGITCNLRVFFTPEGKGWGLQTLEDLPKGTFICEYVGEILTCTELYKRNMHGKSRKDTYLALLDAGWDANGALKNEKALCLDASQYGNAARFINHRCFDANLIEIPVEVETPDRRYYHLAFFTARNVHAMEELSWDYGIDFDDLDHPIKPFECRCGSKFCRNMKRPNRSKSMSNAR; encoded by the exons ATGGTTTCAGATAGTGGTTTTCACCATAAGCCAAATGTTCCTACTGCTTATCAATTGATTAAGCCTAAAGATGAGCCATATACAGATGACATGTTTGCTAGGGGCCTACCACAATACGAGCCCCCTCCTATTGCGGTGCTTCGTCCAG AACCTTTAATTATTAAAGGCATTTCTGCGCAAAATGATGGAAGTGGTGGAGAAATTGGCAAGCAATCTTGTACTGAAGACCTCAATGCAGAAGGGAGAACCGATGGTGTCGCCTCTTCACCAGGTGAGGTGGTAACAGACAATGAGCTTGCAACCGTCCAATCTTCTTCTAATTTGGATGTTGCTACCTCATCCTTGGGAGAGGTAAAACTTTCTCTCAGCTGGAATTTGGCTTCTGGGAGATCAAATTCCCGTTTGCCTAATATAGATGATGTTATAAAACTGACGGAGGCAAAATGTCTGCGTGCATACAAAGTCATTGACCCAAATTTTTCTGTCATGAAATTGTTGACACATGTGTGTGAAAGCTTCCTCGAACTTGGAACTGACGACACTGATGAATCACAGGATGGTACAATAAATATATCAACTTTAGATGCACTGAAAAGATCTCCTGCACTGAATGCTTTTGGGGCTGGTAGAGAAAATGTGTGCATTCCATCAAATGGAATAGTCAATGGTGAATGCCATATTTCAGTGGATGCTTCTCAAATTCCAATTGCACTGCCTCTGAGTAGCCTGGATAGTCATGCTGGGAAAGATAAGGACAGGGATCTGGAAGACCACGGCACTGTGAATAGTAAGAGTTTGGTAGCTGCTTCACAGTGTGAACTGGATCCTGACGATCTAAGATCTCTCCATGATATTAATGACATTAGTAAAGGTGAAGAAAGGGTTAAAATTCCGTGGCTAAATGAGATCAACAGCGAGTGTCCAACATCCTTTCATTATATCTCTCAAAGCCTTGTTTTCCAAAACGCCGAGATTAATATCTCTCTTTCTGGAATTGGGGATTTGAGTTGCTGTCCAACTTGCTTTGGTGATTGTTTATCAGCAGTTGTGCCCTGCACCTGTGCTCATGAAACTGGAAGTCAGTTTGCATATGCGCCTGCAGGTGTTGTGAAAAATGTCTTTCTTGAAGAATGTATCAATATAACTCGTGACCCTCAACGACTCTGCACTTATTTTTGCGGAGATTGCCCACTTGAAAGATCGAAGAATGATGTTTGTTTGGAACCATGCAAAGGCCACCTAAAGAGAAATTTTATCAAAGAATGTTGGAGCAAATGTGGCTGCAATAAGCAGTGTGGCAACCGAGTAGTGCAACGAGGCATAACTTGCAATTTGCGG GTGTTTTTCACTCCCGAGGGAAAAGGATGGGGTCTACAAACCCTGGAGGACTTGCCAAAAGGCACATTTATCTGTGAGTATGTTGGAGAAATACTGACTTGCACAGAGTTATACAAGAGGAACATGCATGGCAAAAGTAGAAAAGATACATACCTTGCTTTACTTGATGCCGGCTGGGATGCTAATGGAGCATTGAAGAATGAAAAAGCTCTGTGtttggatgcatcacaatatggAAATGCTGCTAGGTTTATTAACCATAG ATGTTTTGATGCAAACTTGATTGAGATCCCAGTTGAAGTGGAGACCCCTGACCGTCGCTACTACCAT CTGGCTTTCTTCACAGCAAGAAATGTTCATGCCATGGAAGAGCTAAGTTGG GATTATGGCATTGACTTTGATGACCTTGATCATCCTATTAAGCCATTTGAGTGTCGATGTGGCAGTAAATTCTGTAGAAACATGAAACGTCCAAACA GATCTAAATCGATGTCTAACGCAAGATGA